The candidate division WOR-3 bacterium genome includes a region encoding these proteins:
- a CDS encoding arginine decarboxylase, pyruvoyl-dependent: MNKEALVPKSVFLTNGVGVHKDQLASFELALRDAGIEKCNLVYVSSILPPKCKIISRNKGLGTLQAGQLTYCVMAKNQTNEPNRLLSAAVGMAMIKGHEQYGYLSEHHAFGQTEKASGEYAEDLAASMLATTLGIQFDPNLAWDERKQVYKASGHTFVTRPIAQSARGNKDGLWTTVIAAAVFLLE, from the coding sequence ACAAATGGAGTTGGCGTCCACAAAGATCAACTCGCTTCGTTCGAGCTCGCTCTGAGAGATGCCGGAATAGAAAAGTGTAATCTAGTCTATGTTTCGAGCATTTTGCCTCCGAAATGCAAAATTATTTCTCGAAACAAAGGGCTTGGAACCCTTCAAGCGGGTCAACTCACGTACTGTGTAATGGCTAAAAACCAAACCAACGAACCAAACAGACTTCTCTCGGCGGCAGTTGGCATGGCTATGATCAAAGGGCATGAGCAGTATGGGTATCTTTCGGAACACCATGCATTCGGGCAAACAGAAAAAGCTTCCGGAGAATACGCCGAAGATTTAGCGGCATCGATGCTCGCGACTACCTTGGGGATACAATTCGACCCGAACCTGGCGTGGGATGAGAGAAAGCAGGTTTACAAAGCTAGCGGGCACACGTTTGTCACCCGCCCTATAGCTCAGTCCGCCAGGGGAAACAAAGACGGGCTATGGACGACGGTTATCGCTGCGGCAGTATTTTTGCTCGAATAG
- the speB gene encoding agmatinase — translation MQQVNFGGLDPEFSSRENSKFVILPVPFDLTSSWLKGSDKGPAALIEASANMELFDEETEKEPFKAGIFTEEPVSAGSTSEMVEKVKKKITEHLKQGKIPVTIGGEHSVSIGAFKAFAEFYDRISVLHLDAHSDRRDVYEGDKFNHACVISRAEEIGFNVVSAGIRSLDFSEKRILSDDRVFLASKLRDDRNWIKKVMSKLSENVYVTIDLDVFDPCVLPSTGTPEPGGLSWYEVLDILRETARNKKIRGFDVVELKPDHNRYSDFTAAKLVYKLIGYING, via the coding sequence ATTCAACAGGTAAATTTTGGAGGATTGGATCCGGAGTTCTCGAGTAGAGAAAATTCCAAATTCGTTATATTGCCGGTTCCATTCGACCTTACCAGTTCTTGGCTCAAGGGCTCTGACAAAGGACCGGCGGCTCTTATAGAGGCTTCTGCGAACATGGAGTTGTTCGACGAAGAAACTGAAAAAGAACCTTTCAAAGCCGGTATTTTCACCGAAGAACCGGTTTCGGCTGGAAGTACTTCCGAGATGGTGGAAAAGGTCAAAAAGAAAATTACCGAACATCTCAAACAGGGAAAAATTCCAGTGACTATAGGCGGCGAGCACTCTGTTTCAATAGGTGCGTTTAAGGCTTTCGCCGAATTTTATGACCGGATAAGCGTTTTGCATCTCGACGCTCATTCCGACAGACGCGACGTGTACGAGGGCGATAAATTCAACCACGCGTGCGTAATCTCGCGAGCTGAAGAAATTGGATTTAATGTGGTTTCTGCCGGAATCAGAAGCCTTGATTTTTCTGAAAAGAGAATTCTTTCGGATGACAGGGTGTTTTTGGCATCAAAATTGAGAGACGACAGAAACTGGATAAAAAAAGTTATGTCAAAACTTTCAGAAAATGTCTACGTCACAATTGACCTCGACGTATTCGATCCTTGCGTGCTTCCGTCCACTGGAACACCTGAACCGGGTGGGCTAAGTTGGTATGAAGTGCTCGATATTCTCAGAGAGACAGCCCGGAATAAAAAAATAAGGGGATTCGACGTAGTCGAATTGAAACCGGATCACAACAGGTATTCTGATTTCACAGCCGCGAAGCTCGTTTACAAGTTAATCGGTTACATCAACGGCTGA
- a CDS encoding DUF2179 domain-containing protein codes for MMQDLIPWVLIPLLIMLARIIDVSIGTVRIIFVARGKAVMAAILGFFEVVIWILAITQVLANLTNVTCYIGYGLGFALGNIIGIKIERKLAFGLQMITIITANKLDLLPMTLREEGYGVTVVNGKGVKGDVKIIYAVVERKFVQHILDLVNATEPDSFVTVEDMVSLQRGFIRQRQKKGLFAKKK; via the coding sequence ATGATGCAAGATCTTATCCCATGGGTTTTGATTCCGTTATTGATAATGCTCGCGAGAATAATTGATGTCTCCATCGGGACCGTGAGGATTATTTTCGTAGCTCGCGGTAAAGCTGTTATGGCGGCAATACTTGGTTTTTTCGAGGTTGTGATATGGATACTGGCAATAACTCAGGTTCTCGCTAACCTCACCAACGTGACATGTTATATCGGTTATGGTCTGGGTTTCGCTCTCGGAAATATAATAGGCATAAAAATTGAAAGAAAACTGGCTTTCGGACTTCAGATGATTACAATAATAACCGCCAATAAATTAGACCTTCTTCCCATGACTCTGAGAGAGGAAGGATACGGAGTGACGGTTGTCAATGGCAAAGGAGTAAAAGGGGACGTCAAAATCATCTACGCTGTCGTTGAAAGGAAATTTGTTCAGCACATTCTGGATTTAGTCAATGCCACGGAGCCTGATAGTTTTGTAACTGTTGAAGATATGGTCTCGCTTCAGAGAGGCTTTATAAGACAAAGGCAGAAAAAAGGTTTGTTCGCGAAAAAAAAATAA
- a CDS encoding PTS sugar transporter subunit IIA, producing the protein MKDIKGLDLYLSENQNVHFLEAEKKGDVIVELLSKIPKENFKDYEEVKREMLMREDLMSTGIGLGIAFPHIGSVNVEKMSICVGILKKGVDWGAIDDKPVRIVILIVYPSKRRTEYLTLISKLSTVLKEEMNREKIEKSSDSEEVFQILTNNLVI; encoded by the coding sequence TTGAAGGATATAAAAGGATTGGATTTGTATTTATCGGAAAACCAAAATGTGCATTTTCTTGAAGCTGAAAAAAAAGGAGATGTGATTGTCGAACTGCTTTCAAAAATACCGAAAGAAAACTTCAAAGATTACGAAGAGGTAAAAAGAGAAATGCTCATGAGAGAGGACCTTATGTCTACCGGGATTGGACTTGGAATAGCGTTCCCACATATAGGTTCCGTCAACGTTGAAAAAATGAGCATCTGCGTGGGAATATTAAAAAAAGGCGTAGATTGGGGGGCAATTGACGATAAGCCGGTGAGAATCGTCATACTAATTGTCTACCCCTCCAAGAGAAGAACGGAGTATTTGACATTGATATCAAAATTGAGCACGGTTCTCAAAGAAGAAATGAACAGAGAAAAGATTGAAAAATCAAGCGACAGCGAGGAGGTGTTTCAAATTTTGACAAACAACCTGGTGATTTAA
- a CDS encoding SPOR domain-containing protein, with protein MGLYVPDQANPWAVQLLSLTDTDNIYENTVEINTVLEEESFLGTGSYARFAIVQGIFQDRRVYRICAGAFPSRDEATEAVNALTSKGVDCFPKNLFVEEKWEFVVSKTGEIFLGSDHVVDILDNGQISTDRERAYVQPQRKYAALAYSNWTGFEGEGENLYLLNLESLNEKLVLIDMRAVLPYFWFSDDNDGCFLITELLCGGTAYSNEVIIVNCETAGIVARYEHCTVDRCCEEESFLYLDSLSPDETVEAEIKIDLKDFFNSGH; from the coding sequence TTGGGGCTGTATGTTCCCGACCAGGCTAATCCTTGGGCGGTTCAGCTTCTTTCGCTGACAGACACTGATAATATTTACGAAAATACAGTCGAAATAAACACGGTTCTGGAGGAAGAATCATTTCTCGGCACGGGCTCTTATGCGAGGTTTGCAATAGTCCAGGGAATTTTTCAAGACAGAAGAGTATACAGGATTTGCGCGGGAGCTTTCCCGTCAAGAGACGAGGCGACGGAAGCTGTAAACGCTTTGACTTCAAAAGGAGTTGATTGCTTTCCTAAAAATCTATTTGTGGAAGAAAAATGGGAATTCGTGGTATCCAAAACTGGCGAAATTTTTTTGGGTTCCGACCACGTTGTCGATATACTCGACAACGGTCAAATTTCAACTGACAGGGAGAGAGCATACGTTCAGCCCCAAAGAAAATACGCCGCCCTGGCTTATTCAAATTGGACCGGATTTGAAGGAGAAGGAGAGAATTTGTATTTGTTAAACCTTGAAAGTTTAAATGAGAAACTCGTCCTGATAGACATGAGGGCTGTTCTTCCTTATTTTTGGTTTTCAGACGATAATGACGGATGTTTTTTGATAACAGAGTTGCTCTGCGGGGGAACAGCGTATTCAAACGAAGTCATTATAGTTAACTGTGAAACTGCTGGAATAGTAGCTCGTTATGAACATTGCACGGTAGACAGGTGTTGTGAAGAGGAAAGCTTTTTATACTTAGATTCTCTATCACCCGATGAAACTGTTGAAGCAGAGATCAAGATAGATTTAAAAGATTTTTTTAACAGCGGCCATTGA